The following proteins are encoded in a genomic region of Enterocloster clostridioformis:
- the metK gene encoding methionine adenosyltransferase: MRRTKPMSKIITCEQVSNGHPDKICDQIADAIVTDILQHDKNARVAIECLLKKSQLFIAGEVTTDYRPNYNQIVHDVFNRIGTEKLGWNLTELLRIGILVDKQSPDIALGVDKGGAGDQGIMYGYATNETAEQMPIPYMVATKFLQLLKAHPSKMFRADAKAQVSYDYDTGRITTFLCSVQHSLDVEVSDFRHIIESMMVLAACEYGLDGDFTKLVNPTGRFVLGGSYADCGVTGRKLACDTYGGIGRMGGGALSGKDPTKVDRSAAYMARKIAKDIVQAGYADKCEVQLAYAIGVVQPVGVSVECFGTAHQSLDFIEAYVHDSYDLTPQGIIKRLGLLDVDYNKVSAYGHFGKAGLPWED, from the coding sequence GTGAGGAGGACGAAACCCATGAGTAAGATTATCACCTGTGAACAGGTCAGCAATGGCCATCCCGATAAAATCTGTGACCAGATCGCAGATGCCATCGTGACCGATATTCTTCAGCATGACAAGAACGCCCGTGTGGCAATCGAGTGTCTGCTGAAAAAGAGCCAGCTTTTTATTGCCGGTGAGGTCACCACCGACTACCGGCCAAACTACAATCAGATCGTCCACGATGTGTTCAACCGCATCGGCACCGAAAAGCTGGGGTGGAACCTGACCGAGCTTCTCCGCATAGGCATTCTGGTGGACAAGCAGTCCCCGGATATTGCGCTCGGTGTGGACAAAGGCGGTGCCGGTGACCAGGGAATCATGTATGGCTACGCCACCAACGAAACGGCAGAGCAGATGCCGATCCCGTACATGGTCGCTACCAAGTTCCTACAGCTTCTCAAGGCACATCCGTCTAAGATGTTCCGTGCAGATGCCAAGGCGCAGGTAAGCTACGATTACGACACTGGTCGTATCACCACCTTCCTCTGTTCAGTGCAGCACAGCCTGGATGTGGAGGTCAGCGATTTCCGCCACATCATCGAATCCATGATGGTGCTGGCCGCCTGCGAGTACGGTCTGGACGGTGACTTTACGAAGCTGGTCAATCCTACCGGCCGTTTTGTGCTGGGCGGCAGTTACGCTGACTGTGGTGTGACCGGACGCAAGCTGGCATGTGATACCTACGGCGGCATTGGACGAATGGGTGGCGGTGCATTGAGTGGCAAAGACCCTACCAAGGTGGACCGCTCCGCAGCATACATGGCTCGGAAGATCGCCAAAGACATCGTGCAGGCGGGCTACGCAGACAAGTGCGAAGTCCAGCTGGCTTACGCCATCGGCGTGGTACAGCCAGTCGGTGTGTCGGTGGAGTGTTTCGGTACGGCGCACCAGTCCCTTGACTTCATCGAAGCCTACGTCCATGACAGCTATGACCTGACCCCGCAGGGTATCATCAAGCGGCTGGGACTGCTGGATGTAGATTACAACAAGGTCAGTGCTTACGGTCACTTCGGCAAGGCTGGTCTTCCGTGGGAGGACTGA
- a CDS encoding HNH endonuclease, with amino-acid sequence MPYRPKTPCRHPGCPELVEVGRLYCEKHLALHPEVTRPAAKRGYNRRWQKARKSYLEAHPLCVQCAKQGKYVRATVVDHIVPHRGDQKLFWDQNNWQSLCKSCHDKKTLTEDINPTYTY; translated from the coding sequence ATGCCGTACAGACCAAAGACACCGTGCCGTCATCCCGGCTGCCCGGAGCTGGTGGAAGTCGGCCGGCTCTACTGTGAGAAGCACCTGGCTCTCCATCCAGAAGTCACCCGCCCGGCAGCGAAGCGTGGATACAACAGACGGTGGCAGAAAGCAAGAAAGTCGTACCTGGAAGCGCATCCGCTCTGTGTGCAGTGTGCCAAGCAGGGCAAGTACGTCCGGGCAACGGTGGTGGATCACATCGTTCCGCACCGTGGTGACCAGAAACTTTTCTGGGATCAGAACAACTGGCAGTCGCTGTGCAAGAGCTGTCACGATAAGAAGACGCTGACCGAAGACATCAACCCGACCTACACCTACTGA
- a CDS encoding DUF2256 domain-containing protein, which yields MEDYTAEMIRDMAFSFCPQCGTAIVPNHKGRPRKFCSPECRSRWNNTHPKPENWKTVRSKICPVCGREFSYRHQYGLERKYCSRACANKGRWKEGDTDGRTAEHRA from the coding sequence ATGGAAGATTACACGGCTGAGATGATCAGGGACATGGCTTTTTCCTTCTGCCCTCAGTGCGGTACGGCAATCGTACCAAACCATAAAGGCAGACCACGGAAGTTCTGCTCACCGGAATGCCGGTCACGGTGGAACAACACCCACCCGAAACCAGAGAACTGGAAGACCGTGCGGTCAAAGATCTGTCCGGTGTGCGGCAGGGAGTTTTCCTACCGGCACCAGTATGGTCTGGAACGAAAATATTGCAGCCGTGCCTGTGCAAACAAAGGACGCTGGAAGGAGGGCGATACAGATGGAAGGACCGCTGAACATAGAGCGTGA
- a CDS encoding site-specific DNA-methyltransferase gives MKATAKLKMLPVSVLKPAAYNPRKKLKPGDKEYEKIKNSITEFGFADPLVVNADMTIIGGHQRLTVAMELGYTEVPCAVVDIDKTREKALNIALNKITGAWDDSLLADLLKDIEDSNFDLGKTGFDPPEIETLFNKVHSKEVKEDDFDVESELKQPCFSKTGDIWHLGKHTVICGDSTDPEAYKNLLGDTKVNLVCTDAPYFVKLENASGSIKNDDLDDKSAYEFLMKVYANFKNAMALDASIYEFYATMKARVFYDAFEDAGFKVGAGLIWKKPRAPLMRTDWKFNSEPIIFGWRKDGRHRWYGDQKQTNVFEFDGIKNSKEDGFGHPSSKPVPLIAYLIKQSTMTNGIVLDGFLGSASTLIACEQIDRICYGVELEPKFVDVAVKRYVQFKEGHYDDVYVIRDGQKLKFDEVATFEPESEVANE, from the coding sequence ATGAAAGCGACTGCTAAACTGAAGATGCTGCCGGTGTCCGTACTCAAGCCGGCCGCATACAATCCCCGGAAGAAGCTGAAGCCGGGGGATAAAGAGTACGAGAAGATCAAGAACTCCATTACGGAGTTCGGTTTCGCAGATCCTTTGGTAGTCAATGCCGACATGACGATCATCGGCGGCCACCAGAGATTGACCGTAGCGATGGAGCTGGGCTACACCGAAGTGCCTTGCGCGGTGGTGGACATCGACAAGACCAGGGAGAAAGCCCTGAACATTGCGCTCAATAAGATCACGGGTGCGTGGGATGATTCCCTGCTGGCTGACCTGCTCAAAGACATCGAAGATTCCAACTTTGACCTTGGCAAGACAGGTTTTGATCCGCCTGAGATCGAGACGCTGTTCAACAAGGTACACAGCAAAGAGGTCAAGGAAGATGACTTCGATGTGGAATCCGAGCTGAAGCAGCCGTGCTTTTCCAAGACCGGGGATATCTGGCATCTTGGTAAGCACACGGTTATCTGCGGAGATTCCACTGACCCGGAAGCATACAAGAATCTGCTGGGCGATACCAAGGTCAATCTGGTTTGTACGGATGCACCTTACTTCGTGAAGTTGGAGAATGCTTCTGGCAGTATCAAGAATGATGATCTGGATGACAAGTCCGCTTATGAGTTTTTGATGAAGGTCTACGCCAACTTCAAAAATGCGATGGCACTGGACGCTTCCATCTATGAATTCTACGCCACGATGAAAGCCCGTGTGTTTTACGATGCTTTCGAGGATGCGGGCTTCAAGGTGGGAGCCGGACTGATTTGGAAGAAGCCACGTGCGCCGCTGATGCGTACTGACTGGAAGTTCAACTCCGAACCGATCATCTTTGGATGGCGCAAGGATGGCCGTCACCGCTGGTACGGCGACCAGAAGCAGACCAATGTGTTTGAATTTGATGGCATCAAGAATTCAAAAGAGGACGGTTTCGGTCATCCCTCTAGTAAGCCGGTTCCATTGATTGCCTATCTGATCAAGCAGTCCACCATGACCAATGGCATTGTGCTGGATGGCTTCCTCGGCAGTGCATCTACCCTGATTGCCTGTGAACAGATTGATCGAATCTGCTATGGTGTGGAGCTGGAACCGAAGTTTGTAGATGTGGCGGTTAAGCGGTACGTCCAATTTAAGGAAGGTCACTACGATGATGTGTATGTCATCCGAGATGGTCAGAAGTTGAAGTTCGATGAGGTGGCAACCTTTGAGCCGGAAAGTGAGGTTGCCAATGAGTAA
- a CDS encoding HNH endonuclease encodes MSNVKYTFSDDGKTGYGWLHDGTRFLFDAEDFEKIRDTNWYRNLNEDDSHRLYITTHNGTYLHRYIFPNVPAGYEVDHISLDTLDNRKCNLRVCTHQQNQCNQPLQRNNTSGVSGVSFYPPRNKYRARIKASQHDIHLGYYLTFEEAVQARNVGMRCMFGDYGRYNDVADAPEWIRKQVTEKCMRFADFAVCGTFCFSGEVANE; translated from the coding sequence ATGAGTAATGTGAAATACACATTTTCCGATGATGGAAAAACGGGATATGGCTGGCTTCATGATGGAACTCGGTTTCTGTTTGATGCAGAAGACTTCGAGAAAATTAGAGACACGAACTGGTATCGTAATCTAAATGAAGATGATAGCCATCGACTTTATATCACTACCCATAACGGAACCTACCTGCACCGGTATATTTTTCCAAATGTACCTGCGGGTTACGAGGTCGATCATATCAGTCTGGACACGCTGGATAATCGGAAGTGCAATCTTCGTGTATGTACTCACCAGCAGAACCAGTGCAATCAGCCCTTGCAGAGAAACAATACTTCAGGTGTATCGGGCGTGAGCTTTTATCCTCCAAGAAATAAATACCGTGCAAGAATCAAAGCAAGTCAGCATGATATCCATCTTGGATATTACCTGACTTTTGAGGAAGCGGTACAAGCTCGAAATGTTGGTATGCGGTGTATGTTTGGAGATTATGGTCGGTATAACGATGTGGCCGATGCTCCAGAGTGGATAAGAAAACAGGTTACGGAAAAATGTATGCGCTTTGCAGACTTTGCGGTTTGTGGCACATTTTGTTTTTCTGGGGAGGTCGCCAATGAGTAA